CTTTCTCTAAGTTACTACTCCTGATTTACCCAATACTTGTAAATATAAAACAGTTTATAAAGAGACTTGATGGGGGAAGGATTAAATAGAGGAGTGATTCTATGAAAACACAGACGAAAGAAAGAGCTCAGATCATTTACTCCATGTTGGAAGATATTCATCAAAACAAAACCGTAAGTGAGGAACAGCTCAATAAATTAACAGAAGTCGCTCAACTATTAAAAGAAGATGTTGAGATCGGAGAGAAAACTTCTGGTGTTTTAGATGATATGAGTGAATTTGGAGAGAGGGCTCTTCAATTATCATCAGAACAGCAATTAAACGATTACCTGAAACAAGAAGATCAAAAAGTAGAAGAGTATTACGATCATTTTAAGATGCTTTTTGAAGAAGAGAGATCATAAAAATGTAGGAAGCTGCTATCTAAGAGGGATTTCTCTTGGGTATCAGTTTTTTTTAGTTAAGAGGAAGGAGATCATGATTTTGTCGAACGATTATGTTGGTCATACGTTTTCATTTTTTATAAAATTAAATAAAACGACCAGTCGTTTTACAGCGAAAATAGAGGAGTGATTGTCGTGTTAGTCATTAAACGATTTAGTGAGTTAACGTTTCAAGAAGCGATTTCGTTATGGAACGAATCGTGGAAGCATTATTTCTCTGATATGACCATGGACCTTAATCGATTCATACTAAAGATTGCTAGTGAAGGAATTTCTTTAGAAAAGTCAGTCGTGGCTGTTTACGATGACAAGTTAGCAGGGTTTGTACTGAACAGTTTTCGAACGATTAACGGCAGACGATATGTATGGAACGGGGGAACCGCAATCGCTCCAGCATTTAGAGGGATGGGTGTAGGTAAGAAGCTCATATCCGTCTGTCTAAATATATATGAAGAAGAGAAGGTTGAGGTCGCAAGGCTCGAAGCCATCAAAGAAAATGAAGCGGCAATAAAACTTTATAAAAGCATGGGGTATGTGACGTTCGAAGAGCTGACGTATCTTCAGCATGAAGGAGTCATTACCACTTGGATTGATGCAAATACAGAGATACAAATCAAGGAAGTATCTATGCACGATATACAACGCCTATCCTTATTCAAGCCTACTACCCCATGGCAGACTCAATTTCAGAGTTTAAAAGATTTTATTTGTGTGATGGGAATGAAAGACGAGATTCCACTCGGATACGCCGTGTATAAGAAAATGCATAAAGAAACAGGAGAGCTTTCGGCTATTCTACTCTATCAATGTGTGACCAACGAACAGAATGACTTACAAGAGGATACAGTTAGAGAATTAGTAAAAAGGGTATTTGCGCCAGCTGAAGGATCTGTAAAAAGAATGACAATAAATATACCTAAAAAGGAGGACTACTTAAACAAACTGCTGCGTGAAACAGGGTTTACGACGTATGTTGAACAAGTACACATGGAACGAATAATCAGACAAACAAACGACTCTCAAGCCGTGAAAACTTTTTCCGAAATAGACTGAAAACTCTGTTATACTTATATAAGACGTGTCATAAATGGAGGAAGCATCATGCCTAAAGTTTCAGCTGAGTACAAAGAAGAGAAACGCAACCACATTCTTGAGAGCGCCTTAAAATGCTTCAGTGAAAAGGGATATCAAGCTACGATTATTGACGACATCGTTAAAGATTCAAATATTAGTAAAGGTGCGATCTATAACTATTTTGCTAGTAAAGAAGAGATCTATCTGCAACTGTTAAAAAAGCGGACAGATGAGTTTTTTGAAGATATGGAACAAGAGAACGCTTCTCTCACAAGTGCTGGCAAAAAGCTTGAAAATCTTTTCAAACGCTGGAAAAAGCAAGAGTTAAAAGAAGATGATCAGCAGACAATGCGTGTATACATTGAATTCTGGCTTTATGGGTCAAGACAAGAAGATTTAAAGTCTATTCTTGCAGCACGATATAATCGGTTTATCGATTATATTGTGAAGATCATTAAAGAGGGTCAGGAATCAGGAGAAATCAAAAAAGAGTTGGATCCGCAAAACATTTCACGTATTTTTTGGGCTCTTCGTGATGGCAACGTGCTTCACTATTCTTTTCTAGGAGAAGAAGAGCAGTATCGAATCGCTTGGGATACCATTGAAGAGATGTTTTTGAGCTATGTGAAAAACGAAATAAAGAGTGGGCACCAGGATTAATGGTGTCTTTTTTATTTGTGTTAATAGATTCTATTTTAGTGAGGGTATATGAACATTTGTACATGTCGAGATAAGTCGACTCGCGGATATATGAGCAAAACCTGCCGGGATTATGCTCCAAACTCGCGGGAATAAATTCATAATTTCAGGGATTATCATAATTATTTCTTGAATAATCAACGGAAATACCCTACGAGGTATGGATGATAGCTGGCTTTCTTTAGCCAAACAGCCCACGTCCTATTCAAGATGTATTTACTGACTAGTTTTGTCTAAGGAGTTCCACTTTTGTTGGGAATTATCGACCAAATGGTCCTATCGAGATGCTATAAAAAAGAGTAGACTTAGAAGTAACATATTTGTAATGTAACTTTCTATAAGGATATTCGACTACATAAATACATAGAGATAGGGGGCCATCCGAAGTGAAAGAAACGTTCGACCGACTTTACGATGAGTACCATACGGCATTATTTCAATTCATATTCTATATGGTACGAAATCGAGAATCGGCAGAAGATCTTGTGCAAGAGGTTTATATCCGGGTATTAAACGCTTACGAAAGTTTCGAAGGCAAGAGTTCAGAGAAAACATGGTTGTATTCCATTGCCAGGCACGTGGCCATTGACTGGCTTAGAAAACAATCCAGACGCAACAAAAGGTTCCTATTCTTCGATATAAAAGAAAGTGAAAATGTATTGCGTGATGGAGATCCCCTTCCAGAAGAATTAGTTGCAAAAAAAGAGTCTTACAGAGATTTATATACAATGATGAAACGTTGTTCACTCGATCAGCAGCAAGTGCTTGTACTTCGGTACATTCAATCATTATCGATCTCAGAAACTGCGCAAATATTAAGTTGGACGGAAAGTAAAGTGAAGACCACCCAGCACCGGGCTATAAAGGAATTGCGCAAATGGCTGGATCAGCAACCGGGCCTGGAGGAGGAATTGAAAGATGGAACCAATTAAGTGGAATGACGAAAAAATTGAACAGCATCTTAAGCATTTGCCCCCTATAAGAGACCGCCGATCTAAGCAGGAGCTTTTCTTAAAGGTTCAGGCAAATATTAATTATAAGGATAATAAATGGAAGAGGCTTCCTACATGGAGTCTCCCGGCACTCGCTACAGCTTGTGCGCTTGTCATCTTTGGTGTTTTCGCTCCAGATTTAATGAAGAACGGCGTACAGATGGAAAACTCCAAAGTCGCTCAGAATTCGGATAAGATGGAAGAAAAATCGTTAGATGGCTCAGCAGATAAGGATCAAAACTCAGCTGGAATCATGAAAGCTGAACCTTCTATTGCTTATCACGCACCTTATTTGGATAAAAATTTAAAAGCAATGAAAAAAGACTGGGTGACTGTTGGCTATTTGGATGAACAAGCACAGCTTGTCATACCTGTAAGTTTTTTAACAGATGAAGATTATTACGTCAATAAAGTGAATAAAGAACTTAAAGCATTCAATCCGAGCGATGTTGGGTTAACGGATAGTCCTTTAGAAAAAGCCACAATTACGGAAGAAGAAGAGACGGTCGTTGTTGATTTCCCGAAGGATTCGATTAACGAAGCAGAAGAACCATTGTTACAAGCACTCATATCGATGACTTTTGCCAATGAAGGACAGAAGGCGAAAGTGGAACTTCGCATGAACGGTAAAAATGGCTATGAATTTCCGCGATTCGGTACGGTTTCAGAGTGGAATCTTCAGGTTCCGGGAGCTCCTCACTTCCGTTATGACGCTCCATCAACAGATTCATTTATTGTAAGTCTGTTTTCTACGGGGGTAGACGCTGATTCGATACCAAAGGAGTTTACAGATGCTCTTGAGATGATGGATGATGAGCAAGAGCGTGGGCTTCAACCATTGTTACCGAAAAACACGGTGCTAGGTGTAAACGTAATAAGCAAGGATGATGTAGAGATTACATTTCCTGATTCTATAAAGTTATCAGCAAATGACACAGAAGACCTGATGATGATTGATGCTATTCTATTAACAGCTGAAAGCTACGGTTTTGAGTCCGTGAAGTTTAATAATACGAAACTCGATTCGATCGGTCCTTATCAGCTTGATGAAGAGATTGAAGGAGTGACGGGCTCAAATTTCTATCAATAATCTATAAAAAAAAGTTGTCGAAAAAGGCTGCAATTTGCAGTCTTTTTTCTATCGAAAGAAAGTAACTTAAGTCGTGTGATCTTCGACTAATGAAGTGAAAGAGTTCAATAAAGAGAGGATGTTAAACATGAAACGTTTACTCGTCGCAGTAGTTTCATTAGGACTCGCAGCTCTGTTGATATTAGGCGGTGTATCTGCAGCAAAAGCATCTCCATCTTATGATCAAGAAGTAACAGAAACGGCTAAACTCTACAAAGGAACTCCGTTTAAATGGGGCGGCACAACACCAAAAGGATTTGATGCATCAGGGTTTACCACATATATATTCAAAACAACAGTAGTAAACAAAAGTTTGCCAAGAACGTCCGCTGATCAATATAAAGGCGGCACACCTGTTGCAAAGGGCAAAGAAAAATTAGGAGACCTCGTATTCTTTAAAACAAATGGCAAAAGTGTTTCGTTTGTAGGCATCTATATGGGGAATAAAGAGTTTATCGCAGCTACTTCCAAAGGAGTACGCATACAATCACTAGACGCTAAATATTGGAAGGGTACGTATGTCGGAGCAAAAAGATATTTACCTTAAGATAGTATGACTGTCCTCGATCGTGAGGGCAGTTTTTTTTCACTAATCGATAACACCATTTTGGTTAAAAGAGAAAGCAATAGGGTCATACTGTTAATGATGAAAATGAGGTGGCACAGATGACCATAATTAAACTTGGTTTTGTAGCGATGAGTATGGAACTGAAAAATGCTTCTCCGTCCAAAACGATGACCTATAAACAATTTAGCCAGCTGCAGAATAGAGAAGCGGGATTGAGAAAGCTTGAGCGTATATCGCATGCCAATATAACCAATACGCTAAGAGTGTTAAAGCATGCTGTGGCTAACGATGTACGGTTTTACCGAATGACCTCCAGAATCATTCCGCTAGCCAACCACAGTGAACTTTTAGATTGGGATTATATCAGTCCTTTAAGAGATTCACTACACGAAATAGGGCAATATGCCAAGCAACATAATATGAGGCTAGACTTTCATCCTGACCATTTTGTTTTGATCAATTCGCCAAAGAAAGAGATACTTAAAAATTCTCTTAAGACGCTACAGCTGCACTACAAATTACTAAAAAATATAGGAATCGATACAGAACATCGATGTGTGATGCATGTAGGTGGAAACTATAAAGAAACGGATGTAGCGCTTGAACGATTTGTGCAGAATTGGGGAAGCGTTCCGTTATCGATACAAAAGATGATTATGCTTGAGAATGATGATACTTCTTTTACTATGGCGGATGCACTGTACCTATGTGAAAAGCTGCAAATTCCTCTCGTATTCGATTACCACCATCACCTCGCATATCATCATGATGAGAACTGGATTCAGCATTGGCCACGAGTAATAGAGTCATGGAAAACTTCACCGTTGCCATTGAAGATGCATATCTCGAGTCCAAAGAACGAAAAGCAATTTAGGAATCATGCAGACTATGTTGATGTAAATATGTTTTTCGATTTTTTAAACCAAGTAAAAGGAAGTGTAGATAAAATAGATTGTATGATCGAATCCAAGAAAAAAGATTTAGCCCTTTTTCAGCTTATGAAAGAAATAAAAGAAAGAAAAGATGTGGAAGTTCTAGATGGAGCATCTTTTCGTCTGAAGTAAAACCTTTGCTACGGCAGAGGTTTTTTATTTTCCGGGAAATTTGTCGAAAAATTTGTAAACTTTATCGTTGACGAATGAAAAGAAGTGTAACTATAATTAAAATACTTAGTAAACAAAAATGTATAAAAAGTATAATAATGATAATTACAAAGTTTCTTAGGAGGAAAAAATGATGAAAAAAGTAATGATGATTACAGGAGCTTCAAAAGGATTGGGTAAAGCGCTTTCTCTATACTTTGCCGGTGAAGGTTATAACTTGGCGATATGTGCAAGAAACGGAGATGCACTTCAACGTGTAAAGAAAGCAGCGATTCAGCTTGGAGTAGAGGTTCTCGCGATAGAAGCAGACATGTCAAAATCAAAAGATGTAGAGCGATTTGTAGCTTTGACAGAAGAGCATTTTGGACGAATAGATGTGCTAATTAACAACGCATCCATCATCGGTCCTAGTCCGATTCCTTATTTGCTTGATTATCCAGAACAAGATTTCGAAGAAGTTCTTCGCGTCAATACGATCGGACCATTTTTAGTTACAAGAAGGGTGTTACCAATCATGCTTCAAAAACAACAAGGAAGTATCATTAACATTACATCAGAAGCGGGTGCAACCGGTTATGCGGGCTGGGGAGCATATGGAATCTCAAAATTTGCCCTTGAAGGACTAACTGAAACGTGGGCAGATGAAGTAAGTGAATCTGGTGTACGTGTGAACATGGTTGATCCTGGTGAGATGGATACAGAAATGCATGAACTAGCTGTACCAGAATGTGATTATGAGCTTGCTAAGCCTGAAGATCTGACGGCTGTTTTTGGATATTTGGCATCAGATGCATCTTCACTCGTTACCGGAAAGCGATTTGAAGCACAGAAGTTTCAGCTTGAGGGGAGTGAATTCTAATGGAAACAGCGATGAAGTTTGAGGTTCCTGATGAATTAAATGCAAAAGAACCACCCGAACGCAGAGGGTTACGTCGAGATTATGTAAAAATGATGGTGCTCGACAAAAATACAGGGAAGACCAATCATACACAGTTCTACCAACTGGACCGTTATTTGAAAAAAGGTGACTTGCTTGTACTTAACGCGAGCCGGACTGTTCCTGCGGTATTAAAAAGTCGGAAAGAAGCAGATGGTACAGAAGTAGAGATTCGACTTGCTCATAGAAAGAATGCATCCAACTGGGAAGCACTTCCCGTTAGCGGAAACGTCAAGAAAGGCGATATCATCTGCTTTTCATCGACATTAACAGCTACTATTACCGAACAGTCAGAAGATACACCTTTTGTTTCATTAGCTTTTAATCTATGCTGCTCATCGCTTTTTAACCAGATCTATGACTTAGGAGAACCTGTCAGGTACGAGTACATCCAGAAGCCTTGGAATCTGGATTACTATCAAACGGTTTTCGCAACCATTCCAGGTTCTGTTGAGATGCCCTCTGCGGGAAGGGCATTCAGTTGGGAGCTTCTGTTCCGACTACAGAAAAAAGGCGTAAGAATCGCTTATATCACGCTTCATACGGGACTTAGTTATTTGCTTGATGATAAGTGGCACAAAGGCCCAGATAAGAACTTTGAAAACTATCATGTACCGAAAGAAACGGCTGACCTCATTTCTGAAACGAAAAATAGTGGAGGTCGAGTAATCGCAGTGGGTACTACAGTCGTAAGGACGCTTGAAACAGTCGCTCAGCTAAATGGAAAGGTTCAGGCAGCTAGCGGATGGACAAATCTATATATTACTGAAAATACGAAACTCGTAGTATGTGATGGACTGATCACAGGGATGCATGAACCGGAGGCGAGTCATCTGCAACTGCTTTCTGCATTCGTAGATCGAACCAAATTATATAACGCTTATAACGATGCGATTCAGAAGCGCTACCTCTGGCACGAGTTTGGCGATATGAATCTAATTCTTTAAGTAAGGAGAATAAGATGCTGCATCATATCGGTCTCTATGTAAGTGATATGAAAAAGTCGTGTGAATTCTATGAAAGAATCCTACCTATTCAAAAGAAAGAAAGTTTCATGTGGAACGATACAGAGCTCGTTTTTTTAATAGGGGAAGGATTTCAGCTTGAATTGTTGCCTAATTCAGCAGATCACGCTGCATGCAGTCATATCGCATTTAGCGTGGCCTCTGTTACGGAGAAAATAGAAGAACTATACCAAGAGGAAATTCTTTTAACAGAAGGGCCGTATGATCTTCCGAACGGTTGGAGAACTGTTTTTTACGAAGGTCCAGATGGAGAAGAGATTGAATTTATACAGACGAGGACCCCTCACTGATATAGATTGTCACTCTAAATAATAATAGAAAAAAATTAAAGAACAGATAAAAGGAGAAATCAAATGATTAAAGGGCTTTACGAAGCACATTTGCCTGTCAGTAATCTTAAGAAATCTATTGAGTTTTATAAAAAACTAGATTTAGAAATCGCTTATCAACAAGAAAATTTAGTGTTTTTCTGGATTGAGAAAGGAAAAAGTTGGTTGGGATTATGGGAAACAGACAAGGTTAAAACACCCTATCACCCATCGTTAAGACATATCGCTTTTCAAATTGATAGAGATAATATGTTAAGCATTAAAGAATGGTTAGAAGAAAGAGAAATAGAAGTCTCTACTAATTTTGGATTTCCACCTGAAAAACAACCATTAGTGTTACCTAATAACCCACAAGCTCATGCAGCAATCTATTTTAAGGATCCAGATGGAAATAGCATTGAGTTAATTGCTCCGTTAAGATTGGATTTTGAAGAAGAATTTAAGATGATGACACTAGAAGAATGGAATAAAACAAAATAAATTAGCGCTTTTTCAAATACACCACCTACGTTCCTACAAATAAAGAGCTAAACCTTTAACTATGAAAAGCTTTCATCAGAAATGGACCATCGGGAACTTCAAGATCTCTGTATGTCTTAAACAAGTTTGTCTGGTCGTACGGTATCGATTTAAATTCGATTCTTAGTTCCTGTTCATCTGTAATATAAACAATAGCATATCGTGCTTCGGCAACCTTATTACAGCCTAGTGCACCAGGATTCACGATATGAGTTTGATCTACTTTGAAATCATGAAGGATATGATGATGACCAAATCCTATAAAATCATGCGTAAGTGAATGTTTAAAAAGCTCTTTCATCACTAAAGAATCAGGTTCACTTATAATCGGCATAAAGGGATCTTCAGATATTGAGGATTCCTTTTTGCCTTCCTTGTAAGGGTAGTGTGTGATGAGAAAGCGGAAACCCTCCTCTTCAAATACAAGCTCTCGGGGAAGTGCGCTCAATGCATGAGCATATGTATCTATTAGCTGATCGGCAATCCATTGATGATGTTGCCTCGCATGACTGTGACTCTTAGGGTGAGACAGACCATATTTTAATGCAAGGACAGCTTCATCGTGATTACCAGTAACCATCTTAATAGATGGCAAGTTAAATAAGCGTTGGAGTACCTCATTTGTAAAAGGACCAATCCCAATCATGTCACCGCCACTAATAAACCGGGAGATTCCCATACCTGTAGCGTCATCAATAACAGCTTGGAGCGCATCAATATTCCCATGAATATCTGTAAAATAAGCAAATAGAGGTTTCAAATTATCGCCACCTTTAACTAGTCATCTTTTATAATAAAAGGGTGTTTTCGTAAGCTTTGTTGCTTTTGGAAGTGTTGATTTCCGTTCCAGACTGCTCACTTTCCACGGGACAGGCGGTGAGCCACATTCGTACGTTTCACTCTTAAGTGTCTCACCTGACCCGTTTCATAGAAGTATTCTTGCTCCTGCGTCTACAAGTTAATGCTATCGCAGTTAGCTTCCTCGTCGCATGTTCTTGCGAGAAGCATCTCATGTAGTTGGCACGCACCTTCCACTCCAATCAACAGTCAAAGAGGTAATTACAAAGATATAAAAGCAACAATCTTTTAGAAAATAGCCTATAAAATAAAGCTAACTCCTTAACTACCAATTTTAGGAGGAGTAGATAATGAAAGTAAAGTTAGGTTTTATTCTGGATATATGCGTTTCTTTAGCTGCATTTTTAAGCATTTTGTACTTAATCTTCATAGGCGAATGGAACAGCATTTATCTTATTTCGTCCTTAATTATAGGGCTTAGCTCGATAATTAGAATATCAAAAGAAGTAAAAGACGGGTTTAAATAAAAAAGCCCTCATAAGGGGCTAAGTTTATTTTAAAAATCGTAGCAGATCACCATAAATGATTTGATCTGACTGATCGAGTTCCTCTTTTGCCTGTTCGATGTATGGCTTACACTTTTCTTCTTCAACAGGTGCTCCAAATGGTTTTACATAACACGTCTCATTTGTATAAATATAGTCGTCTGTAACGAAAGAGCCGTTACGGAGCACCGTTAATTCATGATGTTCTTTTGAAAAAAGATCCGTCCCAAAATGAACGTCATCACTCGATCCAATTCCAAGCAAGTGTAACAGAGTAGGTTTGAGATCGATCTGTCCACCAACCGTATCAAGCTGCTTGCCTTTTTTCCCTGGAACGTGAATGAATAAAGGTACTTGCTGCAGTTCCACTTGATTGTAAGCAGTAAGCGTTGCTTTGCTTAACACATCGGCCATCGCTTCTTGATGCCGTTCTGATATGCCGTAATGGTCCCCATAAACGACTACGACTGAGTTCTCATATAATCCTGAGCTCTTCAGGTCTTCAAAAAACTGGCGCAATGCTTCGTCCGCGTAGCGAACGGTTGTAAAATAGCGACTAACTGTTCCATCATCTACAGGATAAGGCTCAATCCACTGTTCTTTTTCATTGATCAAATAAGGATGATGGTTAGTAAGCGTAATAAAACGAGCATAAAAAGGCTGCGGCAGCTTCGTTAAATACGGCATGGACTGCTTAAAGAAAGGTATATCTTTAAGTCCATAGTTAATTGAATTTTCTTCTGTAACGTTATAATATTCTTCACTATAAAACTTGTCATACCCCATCGTCTTATAGATGACGTCGCGGTTCCAGAAGCTTTTATTATTACCGTGAAAAACAGCAGAATAATAGCCGTTTGATTTTAAAATTTCAGGCATAGCGTTGTATTCGTTCAACGGATGTGTTTGAAAAACAGCACCCCTTGGCAATGGATATAGGGAATTATCGATCAAAAACTCAGAATCGGATGTCTTTCCTTGTCCGGTTTGATGATAAAAGTTATTAAAATAATAGCTAGATTCAGCAAGTTCGTTTAAGAAAGGTGTAACTTCTTCTCCGTTGATTTTGTAATTCAGTACAAAATTTTGGGTAGATTCTAGAGATACCATGATTAAGTTTTTTCCTTTTGCAATTCCATAGAGCTCAGGGTTGTTAACCGTTTCTTTTTTTATATCCTTTAAAATTTCCTCTGCATCCATATTGCTTGCTAGTGCTTTTTGCATAGAAGACTTGGATTGAAGCATGATATCGTACAGATGATAATTGAACGTTCCTAAGCTTTTCACAAGAATTTCCCTGTCAAATGTACGGGTCAAAAGCTGCGGCCGGTTTATTTCTGCAAGAATTAAATGAACAGACAATATGGCAACACCGCATAAAAATAATTTTCTTCGGTCTACCGGCTTTAATAGATGATTAGACTTCCATCTCGTCTGCTTTAATAGATAAGCTAATAGAAGCAGATCAACAAAAAAGAAAATGTCAGTGATATAGATCAGTTCATAAACACTGTTTCCAATATCTCCAACATTCTTCGTTTGAAACAATACCGGAATCGTAAGGAAGTCGGTAAAGAATCGATAATAGACGACGTTCGCATACAATATAAAGCTATAAATGAAGGAAAGCCATAGGATGACTCGTCTTCTTTTAGCAGGTGGAGCAAGGTTTGCTAAACAAAAATAGAGTACGAGAAAACTTAACGGATTTAAAAATAATAAAATTTCTTGCAGGAAATGATCGATAGGCAGCGTAAATGAAACTTTATAAACAATATAGGTTTTCAACCAAAGCAAAGAAATAGCCAGGAAGATTGCTGCGTGTTTTGTTTTAGCATTCATAGGTATAACCCTCCTGTAATGAAACGGAAATCTTTACCATTGTAGGCTATTTCTCGAAAGATTAAAAGTGATAGAGGACCTTTTTTTAAGTAGAGGGAGAAATAGAGAAACCATGACATTACCACAAGGCTTGCATCATATAGAAATAAACGTGCAGAATCTAGACAAAACGAAAGCTTTTTATGAATGGCTACTGCCAGAGTTAGGTTTTTCTCTTTTTCAGGAATGGGAAAAAGGTTTTAGCTACAAAATGGAATCACTATATCTTGTTTTTGTACAAACGGAGAATTCTTACAATGACATACCTTTTCACAGAAAGCGACCAGGACTTAATCACCTGGCCTTTTGGGCTAAATCACGTGCGCAAATAGAGCACCTTCGTGTACAATTAAAGAAGAAAAATATTTCCTTTTTGTACGAGGACAAGTTTCCTTTTGCAGGAGGAGAAAATCATTATGCTTTATTCTTTGAAGATCCAGATCGATTAAAAATTGAAATCGTTGCGCCGAGGTGAATGAAGATATGATAGAACAAGAAAAAGAAACAAAGCAAAAAAGTGAATGGGTTAGCTGGTTAAAGGCGATTGGCTTTGCTTTAGTCTTTGTATTTATCACAAAAGCCTATTTCTTTGCTCCATATATGGTTGAAGGTGCATCTATGTCACCAACTCTTCACGATCAAGAAAAGCTTTATGTTAATAAAATTGTTTACGCGTTTTCTGAGCCACAAAAAGGGGATATCGTAATCATTAAAGGTGACGA
This is a stretch of genomic DNA from Fictibacillus halophilus. It encodes these proteins:
- a CDS encoding metallophosphoesterase family protein, whose translation is MKPLFAYFTDIHGNIDALQAVIDDATGMGISRFISGGDMIGIGPFTNEVLQRLFNLPSIKMVTGNHDEAVLALKYGLSHPKSHSHARQHHQWIADQLIDTYAHALSALPRELVFEEEGFRFLITHYPYKEGKKESSISEDPFMPIISEPDSLVMKELFKHSLTHDFIGFGHHHILHDFKVDQTHIVNPGALGCNKVAEARYAIVYITDEQELRIEFKSIPYDQTNLFKTYRDLEVPDGPFLMKAFHS
- a CDS encoding LTA synthase family protein; translated protein: MNAKTKHAAIFLAISLLWLKTYIVYKVSFTLPIDHFLQEILLFLNPLSFLVLYFCLANLAPPAKRRRVILWLSFIYSFILYANVVYYRFFTDFLTIPVLFQTKNVGDIGNSVYELIYITDIFFFVDLLLLAYLLKQTRWKSNHLLKPVDRRKLFLCGVAILSVHLILAEINRPQLLTRTFDREILVKSLGTFNYHLYDIMLQSKSSMQKALASNMDAEEILKDIKKETVNNPELYGIAKGKNLIMVSLESTQNFVLNYKINGEEVTPFLNELAESSYYFNNFYHQTGQGKTSDSEFLIDNSLYPLPRGAVFQTHPLNEYNAMPEILKSNGYYSAVFHGNNKSFWNRDVIYKTMGYDKFYSEEYYNVTEENSINYGLKDIPFFKQSMPYLTKLPQPFYARFITLTNHHPYLINEKEQWIEPYPVDDGTVSRYFTTVRYADEALRQFFEDLKSSGLYENSVVVVYGDHYGISERHQEAMADVLSKATLTAYNQVELQQVPLFIHVPGKKGKQLDTVGGQIDLKPTLLHLLGIGSSDDVHFGTDLFSKEHHELTVLRNGSFVTDDYIYTNETCYVKPFGAPVEEEKCKPYIEQAKEELDQSDQIIYGDLLRFLK
- a CDS encoding VOC family protein — encoded protein: MTLPQGLHHIEINVQNLDKTKAFYEWLLPELGFSLFQEWEKGFSYKMESLYLVFVQTENSYNDIPFHRKRPGLNHLAFWAKSRAQIEHLRVQLKKKNISFLYEDKFPFAGGENHYALFFEDPDRLKIEIVAPR